A DNA window from Microcystis aeruginosa NIES-843 contains the following coding sequences:
- the cobA gene encoding uroporphyrinogen-III C-methyltransferase, producing MNQSESCGKVYLVGAGPGDPGLLTLKAKVLLENADVVLYDALVSPSILAMINPRAEQIHAGKRRGRHSLVQEEITALLIDKARTNAVVVRLKGGDPFVFGRGGEEMLDLIAAGISVEIVPGITSGIAVPAYAGIPLTHRDYSSSVTFVTGHEMAGKYRPQVNWSAIAHGAETIVVYMGVHNLPYIIGELTKAGRSPETPIALIRWGTTPQQQQLIGTFTTIMDQIEATGFESPAIAVIGAVVNLHDLLQAGQPLLSRTIPPTPISP from the coding sequence ATGAATCAATCAGAAAGTTGCGGTAAGGTCTATCTCGTTGGTGCGGGTCCCGGAGATCCCGGTTTGTTGACCTTAAAAGCGAAAGTTCTCCTAGAAAATGCCGATGTTGTCCTCTATGATGCCCTAGTTAGCCCCTCGATTCTAGCCATGATTAACCCCCGGGCCGAACAAATCCATGCGGGTAAGCGTCGCGGTCGTCATTCTCTGGTACAGGAGGAAATCACCGCTTTACTGATCGATAAGGCCCGGACTAATGCCGTGGTTGTTCGTCTCAAAGGGGGCGATCCCTTTGTTTTCGGTCGCGGGGGTGAAGAAATGCTCGATCTGATCGCGGCTGGAATTAGCGTCGAGATCGTGCCGGGGATCACTTCAGGAATTGCCGTGCCTGCCTACGCCGGTATTCCCCTCACCCATCGCGATTATAGTTCTTCCGTTACCTTCGTCACCGGCCACGAGATGGCGGGTAAATATCGTCCTCAAGTTAACTGGTCAGCGATCGCCCATGGTGCGGAAACAATTGTCGTTTACATGGGTGTGCATAATTTACCCTATATTATCGGCGAGTTAACCAAGGCTGGCAGAAGTCCAGAAACACCGATCGCCCTGATTCGCTGGGGAACAACACCGCAGCAACAGCAGTTAATCGGTACTTTCACTACGATTATGGACCAGATCGAAGCCACCGGCTTTGAGTCCCCAGCGATCGCTGTTATCGGGGCAGTGGTGAACCTTCATGATCTCTTACAAGCGGGACAACCTTTGCTATCCAGGACAATCCCCCCTACACCCATTTCTCCCTGA
- a CDS encoding photosystem I reaction center subunit III produces MRKLFALALVLSLWFTFAAPASADLSNLTPCSENPAFLQKAKSFRNTTPDPESGAKRAQTYSQALCGPEGYPHLIVDGRWDHMGDFFIPSILFLYITGWIGWVGRAYLIAVRDSKDAEMKEIIIDVPLALSKMLTGFLWPLAALQEATSGKLTVKDSEITVSPR; encoded by the coding sequence ATGCGAAAATTGTTCGCTCTGGCCCTGGTGCTATCTCTCTGGTTCACCTTTGCCGCTCCAGCGTCGGCTGATTTGTCTAATCTGACCCCTTGTAGCGAAAATCCCGCTTTCCTACAAAAAGCGAAGAGTTTCCGCAACACCACTCCTGACCCCGAATCGGGAGCCAAACGCGCTCAAACCTACTCCCAAGCTCTCTGTGGACCTGAAGGCTATCCTCACCTAATTGTTGATGGTCGTTGGGATCACATGGGCGATTTCTTTATCCCTAGCATCCTATTCCTGTACATTACCGGTTGGATCGGTTGGGTTGGTCGGGCCTATTTAATCGCCGTGCGCGACAGCAAAGATGCCGAAATGAAGGAAATCATCATCGATGTTCCCCTCGCTCTCAGCAAAATGTTAACGGGTTTTCTCTGGCCCTTGGCGGCTTTACAAGAAGCCACTTCCGGTAAATTAACCGTTAAGGATTCGGAAATTACCGTTTCCCCTCGTTAA
- a CDS encoding type II toxin-antitoxin system VapC family toxin produces MTQYLLDTNILLRAADTSSATYSLANNVITQIVETANECVIIPQVLIEFWVVATRPLDVNGLGWTPAQATNYVNDLLDNFTLIAETPDIFPLWFQLVTIYNIKGKRTHDIRLLAVMKASNITHLLTFNPDDFIPIPNITIVHPQDFINSQ; encoded by the coding sequence ATGACTCAATATTTACTGGATACTAACATTTTGCTTCGGGCGGCTGATACGTCTTCAGCAACTTATTCTCTTGCTAATAATGTAATTACTCAAATCGTCGAAACAGCTAATGAATGTGTTATTATTCCTCAAGTTTTAATTGAATTTTGGGTAGTTGCAACCCGACCCCTTGATGTTAATGGTTTAGGTTGGACTCCAGCACAAGCTACAAATTATGTCAATGATTTATTAGATAACTTTACATTAATTGCAGAAACGCCGGATATTTTTCCCCTTTGGTTTCAATTAGTCACCATCTACAACATTAAAGGAAAACGCACTCATGATATTAGGCTTCTTGCTGTCATGAAAGCTTCTAACATTACCCATTTATTAACCTTTAATCCTGATGACTTTATCCCTATTCCCAATATTACCATCGTTCATCCTCAAGATTTCATTAATTCCCAATAA
- a CDS encoding secondary thiamine-phosphate synthase enzyme YjbQ, producing the protein MRQYQKSLTITTSPKNFHRLTAPIEAIVAESGITTGLCSIFVCHTSASLLIQENADPDVLTDLANFFAKLVPEDSSLYYHSTEGPDDMPAHIRSVLTRTSEQIPIARGKLVLGIWQGIYLWEHRQSRHQRQVVVHITGV; encoded by the coding sequence ATGCGTCAATATCAAAAATCCCTGACGATTACCACCAGTCCCAAGAATTTCCATCGTCTGACTGCCCCCATAGAAGCGATCGTGGCTGAATCGGGCATAACGACGGGATTATGCAGTATATTTGTCTGTCACACCTCCGCTTCTTTGCTGATCCAAGAAAATGCCGATCCCGATGTTCTCACCGATTTGGCCAATTTCTTCGCCAAGTTAGTGCCGGAAGATAGCAGTCTCTACTATCACTCTACCGAAGGGCCAGACGATATGCCCGCTCACATTCGCTCGGTGCTAACCCGGACATCGGAACAAATCCCGATCGCTAGGGGTAAATTAGTTTTAGGCATCTGGCAAGGTATCTATCTCTGGGAACACCGTCAGAGTCGTCACCAAAGACAAGTGGTGGTTCATATCACCGGGGTCTGA
- a CDS encoding PEP-CTERM sorting domain-containing protein (PEP-CTERM proteins occur, often in large numbers, in the proteomes of bacteria that also encode an exosortase, a predicted intramembrane cysteine proteinase. The presence of a PEP-CTERM domain at a protein's C-terminus predicts cleavage within the sorting domain, followed by covalent anchoring to some some component of the (usually Gram-negative) cell surface. Many PEP-CTERM proteins exhibit an unusual sequence composition that includes large numbers of potential glycosylation sites. Expression of one such protein has been shown restore the ability of a bacterium to form floc, a type of biofilm.), translated as MAISKVKKRSINRRVATVSAYTVLLIGITTVPSYALTLIGNNDQLALYGKLRENFTTLTGTTSSVLVNLGNGLEETGEISFALDPSGNSYFDYDFDAGTASAYLELLATFPLQQSIGADPIKIVISESGNITETLEVSTVLGDVVWEAYFNGTITQPGGTPQSTNGRLDATSPQTITTPILTVSSRTILFGGGTVLSGPFAGVKFFNSNFWFQKNTNTNETNTCNLIIRPKLLQNNVIPDCQAIPEPTSTLSLLSLGILGAGATLKRKVKRSHSTEKEPSNVG; from the coding sequence ATGGCTATCTCTAAAGTGAAGAAAAGATCGATAAATCGGCGAGTTGCAACAGTTTCAGCGTATACAGTTTTGCTTATAGGGATAACTACAGTCCCTAGTTATGCTTTAACCCTAATTGGGAACAATGACCAACTAGCTTTGTATGGAAAGCTTAGAGAAAATTTTACTACACTCACAGGCACTACTTCCAGTGTACTTGTAAATCTCGGAAACGGACTAGAGGAGACAGGTGAAATAAGCTTTGCACTTGACCCAAGTGGTAATAGTTATTTTGATTACGATTTTGACGCAGGGACAGCAAGTGCCTATTTAGAATTATTAGCAACATTTCCATTGCAACAGTCAATAGGTGCAGACCCAATAAAAATAGTTATCAGTGAATCGGGAAATATTACAGAAACTCTAGAGGTTTCAACTGTTTTAGGGGATGTTGTTTGGGAAGCTTATTTTAATGGAACTATAACCCAACCTGGAGGAACGCCTCAATCAACAAATGGAAGATTAGATGCCACCTCACCTCAAACTATTACAACACCGATCTTAACCGTGAGTAGTCGTACTATTCTTTTTGGTGGTGGTACAGTTTTAAGTGGTCCGTTTGCCGGAGTAAAATTTTTCAACAGCAATTTTTGGTTTCAAAAGAACACTAATACTAATGAAACTAACACTTGTAATTTGATCATTAGACCTAAACTGCTTCAGAACAATGTAATACCAGACTGTCAGGCAATCCCCGAACCCACCTCAACCCTAAGTCTCCTTTCCCTGGGAATACTTGGTGCAGGTGCAACCTTAAAACGCAAAGTAAAACGCTCTCATTCAACCGAAAAAGAACCCAGTAACGTCGGTTAA
- the psaJ gene encoding photosystem I reaction center subunit IX, whose translation MEGLTKFLSSAPVLIMALLTFTAGILIEFNRFYPDLLFHPLG comes from the coding sequence ATGGAAGGACTTACTAAATTTCTCTCGTCCGCACCCGTGTTAATTATGGCGCTGCTGACTTTCACCGCCGGGATTTTAATCGAATTTAATCGCTTTTATCCCGATCTCTTATTCCACCCGCTAGGTTAA
- a CDS encoding addiction module antidote protein, with translation MATIQTYPWDAAEHLETKEDIAAYLEAALEDGDPSLVVAALGDIARSKGMTHIARETGLGRESLYKALSIEGNPEFATVLKVLQSLGLRLQVVPIA, from the coding sequence ATGGCTACTATCCAAACCTATCCTTGGGATGCGGCAGAACATCTCGAAACAAAAGAAGATATAGCTGCATATCTTGAAGCAGCTCTTGAAGATGGCGATCCAAGCTTAGTGGTAGCAGCATTAGGTGATATTGCTCGATCTAAAGGGATGACACATATTGCCCGTGAAACAGGGTTGGGGCGTGAAAGTCTCTATAAAGCTTTGTCAATCGAAGGCAATCCAGAGTTTGCCACAGTTCTTAAGGTCTTACAATCACTTGGGTTACGCCTCCAAGTCGTACCAATTGCCTAA
- a CDS encoding type II toxin-antitoxin system RelE/ParE family toxin, with protein sequence MIEIRQTETYSQWFSNLRDHQAKARIDIRVRRLSMGNPGDVKPVGKGVSELRIDYGPGYRVYFIQRGETLIILLAGGDKQTQERDIKTALNLAQDL encoded by the coding sequence ATGATTGAAATTCGCCAGACCGAAACCTACTCTCAGTGGTTTAGCAATTTGCGGGATCACCAAGCAAAAGCACGTATAGACATTCGTGTTCGTCGCCTGTCTATGGGCAATCCAGGCGATGTTAAACCAGTAGGAAAAGGTGTATCGGAACTGCGGATCGATTATGGCCCAGGCTATCGGGTGTATTTCATTCAGCGAGGCGAGACCTTGATCATCCTCTTGGCAGGAGGAGATAAGCAAACTCAAGAACGGGACATCAAAACAGCATTAAATTTAGCACAAGACTTATAG
- the sipA gene encoding regulatory protein SipA — protein sequence MSEISIGGKVRLIAIPPYLKTADPMPMLRPPELLNIDDIGTVIDRRPGGYWGVKFDRGSFLLDSKYLEAI from the coding sequence ATGAGTGAAATTAGCATCGGGGGAAAAGTCCGTCTGATTGCCATTCCCCCTTACCTGAAAACCGCCGATCCCATGCCTATGTTACGGCCGCCGGAGCTACTCAATATCGACGATATCGGCACGGTTATCGATCGCCGGCCGGGGGGTTATTGGGGTGTAAAATTCGATCGAGGCTCATTTCTGCTCGATAGCAAATATTTAGAAGCCATTTAA
- a CDS encoding peptide ligase PGM1-related protein, which yields MLLDRDLMLGKRLRYQELQEKLKEIWQGENVPESDEWDYDILVVPSFSIDQRVGQKVAGFLHYEERLLFSLIRLRHPKTRLIYVTAQPLARMVIDYYLQLLPGIPFSHANNRLLLLTTHDNSFQPLTQKILERPRLVARIRQALRRDRAYMVCFNSTNLERELSLQLDIPLFACSPDLLYWGSKSGSREIFGQGNIPHPDGSLQVNTVKDLLYEAASLWSRQPQLKRMVVKLNEGLSGEGNAVLDLRPLAEIVDSNSLDLSEKMNLLAKQLEKMSFQARDENWDSFSGRIAELGAIVEAFIEGEEKRSPSVQGYITPTGEVNILSTHDQILGGPDGQIYLGCHFPADENYRLQLQELGLKIGEILAAKGAIERYGVDFVAVKNPETLVWDLQAIEINLRKGGTTHPFMTLKLLTNGKYDRETGLFFSQPHQEKYYIASDNLHKTQYKGLLPDDLMDIIAKHHLHFDSSSKTGTVFHLMGALSEFGKLGLTCIGNSSEEAAAIYQRVEQVLDWETEHSSINLGYYYSGLPITWI from the coding sequence ATGCTGTTAGATAGAGATTTGATGCTAGGAAAGCGTCTGCGGTATCAAGAATTACAAGAAAAATTAAAAGAGATTTGGCAGGGAGAAAACGTTCCCGAATCGGATGAATGGGATTATGATATCCTAGTTGTCCCTTCTTTTAGTATCGATCAGAGAGTCGGTCAAAAAGTAGCGGGTTTTTTACATTACGAAGAAAGATTATTATTTTCTCTGATTCGGTTGCGACACCCGAAAACTCGTTTAATCTATGTAACAGCGCAGCCACTGGCGCGGATGGTGATTGATTATTACCTGCAATTGTTGCCTGGGATTCCTTTTTCCCATGCTAATAATCGTCTGTTATTACTGACAACTCACGATAACTCTTTTCAACCTTTAACCCAAAAAATTCTGGAAAGACCGCGCTTAGTAGCAAGAATCCGGCAAGCGTTGCGTCGAGATCGTGCCTACATGGTTTGTTTTAATTCTACTAATTTAGAGCGAGAATTGTCTTTACAATTAGATATTCCTTTATTTGCCTGTAGTCCAGACTTATTGTATTGGGGTTCTAAAAGTGGCAGTCGCGAGATTTTTGGTCAAGGCAATATTCCCCATCCTGACGGTAGTTTACAGGTAAATACGGTCAAGGATTTGTTATACGAAGCCGCTAGTTTGTGGTCCCGTCAACCGCAACTAAAACGCATGGTAGTTAAGTTAAATGAGGGGTTATCGGGAGAAGGAAATGCAGTTTTAGATTTACGTCCTTTAGCGGAAATTGTTGATAGTAACAGCCTAGATTTAAGCGAGAAAATGAATCTCTTGGCCAAACAATTAGAGAAAATGAGTTTTCAAGCAAGGGATGAAAATTGGGACAGTTTTTCCGGCAGAATTGCTGAATTAGGGGCAATTGTCGAAGCTTTTATTGAAGGAGAAGAAAAGCGATCGCCGAGTGTGCAGGGTTATATTACACCCACGGGAGAAGTGAATATTCTTTCCACTCACGATCAAATTTTAGGCGGTCCCGATGGTCAAATTTATCTAGGTTGTCATTTTCCTGCCGATGAAAATTATCGCCTACAATTACAGGAATTAGGCCTAAAAATAGGGGAAATTCTGGCAGCCAAGGGGGCAATTGAACGCTATGGAGTTGATTTCGTCGCTGTGAAAAATCCAGAAACTTTAGTCTGGGATTTACAGGCGATCGAAATTAATCTGCGAAAAGGAGGAACCACCCATCCTTTTATGACTTTGAAACTTTTAACTAATGGTAAATACGATCGAGAAACTGGATTATTTTTCAGTCAACCTCACCAGGAAAAGTATTATATTGCCTCCGATAATCTCCACAAAACCCAATACAAAGGTTTACTTCCCGATGATTTAATGGATATTATTGCTAAACATCACTTGCATTTTGATAGTAGCAGTAAAACAGGAACAGTTTTTCATCTCATGGGTGCGCTGTCGGAATTTGGTAAATTAGGGTTAACTTGTATCGGCAATTCTAGTGAGGAAGCTGCGGCAATTTATCAGCGTGTGGAACAGGTGTTAGATTGGGAAACAGAGCATAGTTCCATAAATTTAGGTTATTATTATTCTGGATTACCGATCACTTGGATATAA